The following proteins come from a genomic window of Neptunomonas concharum:
- a CDS encoding alanine/glycine:cation symporter family protein, with protein MDTLSTLIGEINGIVWGPLMLVLILGVGLFLMLGLRLMPILKLGTGFKLLFEGRNAKKGEENEGEISPFQALMTALSATVGTGNIAGVATAVFLGGPGALFWMWCTALVGMATKYSEAVLAVKYREVDEEGRHVGGPMYYIKNGLGAKWAWLGTAFAIFGAVAAFGIGNTVQSNSVADVLHSNFGLNTWVTGAILMALVGAVLIGGIKRIGHVAGALVPLMAIAYLGAGLVVLAINADAIPHALDLVFTHAFTPSAAEGGFAGAAVWMAIRFGVARGIFSNEAGLGSAPIAHAAAQTKDPVRQGLVAMLGTFIDTIIICSITGLVIITSGEWTSGVSGAALTSAAFSHALPGLGNYIVAIALAIFAFTTIIGWSFYGERCVEFLFGVKAITPYRILWIIAVPIGAGVSLDFIWLLADTLNAMMAIPNLIALALLSPVVFSLTREYFNRNNHPN; from the coding sequence ATGGATACTCTTTCTACCCTGATCGGTGAAATCAACGGCATCGTTTGGGGACCACTCATGCTGGTTTTAATTCTCGGCGTCGGTCTCTTTCTTATGCTCGGCTTACGTTTAATGCCTATCCTAAAGTTAGGCACTGGATTTAAATTGCTTTTTGAGGGGCGAAACGCAAAAAAAGGCGAAGAGAATGAAGGGGAAATATCACCCTTTCAAGCACTAATGACAGCACTGTCAGCAACTGTCGGAACAGGCAATATCGCAGGTGTCGCCACCGCTGTTTTTTTGGGTGGTCCAGGTGCACTCTTTTGGATGTGGTGTACCGCCCTTGTCGGTATGGCAACCAAATACTCAGAAGCGGTACTAGCAGTAAAGTACCGTGAAGTCGACGAAGAAGGCCGCCACGTAGGTGGCCCTATGTATTACATTAAAAATGGTTTAGGTGCTAAATGGGCTTGGTTAGGTACTGCGTTCGCCATTTTCGGTGCCGTAGCCGCTTTTGGCATTGGCAATACCGTGCAATCGAACTCTGTTGCAGACGTACTACATTCTAATTTCGGGCTAAATACTTGGGTAACAGGTGCTATCTTAATGGCATTAGTGGGAGCCGTATTAATCGGTGGTATTAAGCGCATCGGCCATGTTGCTGGCGCACTGGTCCCCTTAATGGCAATAGCTTATCTGGGTGCAGGACTTGTAGTACTCGCCATTAATGCTGATGCGATTCCTCATGCACTGGATCTCGTATTTACCCATGCCTTCACACCGTCAGCTGCCGAGGGGGGCTTTGCTGGTGCTGCCGTCTGGATGGCTATCCGTTTTGGTGTGGCGCGAGGCATCTTTTCTAACGAAGCCGGGCTAGGTTCTGCACCTATTGCCCACGCTGCGGCTCAGACAAAAGATCCTGTTCGCCAGGGCTTGGTTGCTATGCTAGGCACCTTTATTGATACGATCATAATCTGCTCCATTACGGGATTGGTTATTATCACCTCAGGCGAGTGGACTTCGGGCGTCTCGGGAGCGGCACTCACCTCGGCTGCTTTTTCCCATGCGCTACCTGGGCTCGGCAATTATATTGTAGCCATCGCGTTAGCTATTTTTGCATTTACCACCATTATTGGCTGGTCATTCTACGGAGAGCGCTGTGTCGAATTTCTTTTTGGTGTAAAAGCGATCACTCCTTACCGAATCCTGTGGATTATTGCTGTGCCGATTGGTGCGGGTGTCAGTTTAGATTTTATCTGGCTTTTAGCCGATACCTTGAATGCCATGATGGCTATCCCTAACTTGATCGCGCTAGCACTCTTGAGCCCTGTGGTGTTCTCCTTGACTCGCGAGTATTTTAATCGAAATAACCACCCTAACTAA
- a CDS encoding entericidin A/B family lipoprotein codes for MKKLSITLLALVLGFAVSGCSTVEGIGKDLKKGGAAIEKAATK; via the coding sequence ATGAAAAAGTTATCAATTACTTTATTGGCGTTGGTTTTGGGCTTTGCTGTTTCAGGATGTAGTACTGTTGAAGGGATTGGCAAAGATCTGAAGAAAGGCGGTGCAGCTATCGAGAAAGCCGCGACTAAATAA
- the glyA gene encoding serine hydroxymethyltransferase, with amino-acid sequence MTQQHNTAALSDFFSRGLSESDEAVEQAAQEEFHRQNTQIELIASENIVSKAVMQAQGTVLTNKYAEGYPGRRYYGGCEFVDKAEALAIERAKQLFGCEYVNVQPHSGAQANGAVFMALLQPGDTILGMSLDAGGHLTHGARPAQSGKWFNAVQYGVSQETQRIDYDAVEALAVEVQPKLIIAGGSAIPREIDFARFRQIADKVGAYLMVDMAHIAGLVATGAHPSPMSHAHVVTTTTHKTLRGPRGGMILSNDLELGKKFNSAVFPGLQGGPLMHVIAAKAVAFGEALQPEFKTYIQQVVDNARALASVMVERGCDIVTGGTDTHLMLVDLRPKGLKGNQVEEALERAGITCNKNGIPFDPEKPMVTSGIRLGTPAGTTRGFGEEEFRLIGHLISDVLDGLVANPEGDATVEANVKAQVEALCLRFPLYN; translated from the coding sequence ATGACGCAACAGCATAATACAGCAGCGCTGTCTGATTTCTTTTCACGGGGCTTATCCGAAAGTGATGAAGCCGTTGAACAGGCAGCACAGGAAGAGTTTCATCGCCAGAATACACAGATTGAATTGATCGCATCAGAAAATATTGTTTCCAAAGCGGTCATGCAAGCGCAGGGTACGGTGTTAACTAATAAGTATGCTGAAGGTTACCCTGGGCGACGTTATTATGGTGGTTGTGAGTTTGTCGATAAGGCAGAAGCGCTGGCAATTGAGCGTGCCAAGCAACTGTTTGGCTGTGAATATGTGAACGTTCAGCCTCACTCGGGGGCGCAAGCCAATGGCGCGGTTTTTATGGCTTTGTTGCAGCCGGGCGATACGATTTTAGGTATGTCACTAGATGCGGGTGGTCACCTGACTCACGGAGCGCGGCCTGCACAATCGGGTAAGTGGTTCAATGCTGTGCAATACGGCGTTTCCCAAGAGACCCAGCGTATCGATTACGATGCGGTTGAGGCATTGGCAGTAGAAGTGCAACCGAAATTGATTATTGCTGGTGGCTCTGCGATCCCTCGTGAAATTGATTTTGCCCGTTTTCGTCAAATTGCCGATAAGGTTGGCGCGTATTTGATGGTTGATATGGCACACATCGCAGGCTTAGTCGCCACGGGCGCACACCCAAGTCCAATGTCTCACGCCCATGTTGTGACAACGACTACACACAAAACATTGCGTGGCCCACGTGGTGGCATGATTCTTTCCAATGATTTGGAGTTGGGTAAAAAGTTTAACTCAGCAGTGTTTCCGGGGTTACAGGGTGGGCCGTTGATGCACGTGATCGCTGCCAAGGCGGTTGCTTTTGGTGAAGCACTTCAACCTGAGTTTAAAACCTATATTCAACAAGTCGTTGATAACGCAAGGGCATTGGCTAGCGTTATGGTTGAACGAGGCTGCGATATCGTCACAGGTGGTACTGATACGCATCTAATGTTGGTAGACTTACGCCCCAAAGGATTGAAGGGTAATCAGGTAGAAGAGGCATTAGAGCGTGCCGGGATTACTTGTAATAAAAATGGTATCCCTTTTGACCCAGAGAAACCCATGGTGACATCGGGTATTCGTTTAGGAACACCAGCCGGCACAACGCGTGGCTTTGGTGAAGAGGAGTTCCGTTTAATTGGACACCTTATTAGTGATGTTCTGGATGGTTTAGTCGCTAACCCAGAGGGAGATGCCACCGTAGAAGCCAACGTTAAGGCGCAGGTTGAAGCATTATGTCTGCGTTTCCCGCTGTATAATTGA
- the gcvH gene encoding glycine cleavage system protein GcvH, with the protein MMSVPANLKYTASHEWVLDNGDGTVTVGITDHAQELLGDVVFVEVPEVGRNVDKGEEFSLVESVKAASDIYSPVTGEVVAVNDALEDAPETINESAFEDGWIAKIKLADAEELNDLLSADAYEANVAEEG; encoded by the coding sequence ATCATGAGTGTACCCGCTAATCTGAAATATACCGCTTCCCATGAATGGGTTCTTGATAATGGTGATGGCACTGTAACAGTTGGTATAACTGACCATGCCCAAGAGCTGCTCGGTGATGTGGTATTTGTGGAAGTGCCGGAAGTTGGCCGTAATGTAGATAAGGGCGAAGAGTTCTCACTGGTTGAGTCTGTAAAAGCCGCTTCTGATATCTATTCCCCGGTTACAGGAGAAGTGGTTGCCGTTAACGATGCGCTCGAAGATGCGCCAGAAACGATTAACGAGTCAGCATTTGAAGATGGCTGGATTGCAAAAATCAAACTTGCCGATGCTGAAGAGCTAAACGATCTACTGAGCGCAGATGCCTATGAGGCAAACGTCGCTGAAGAGGGGTAA
- a CDS encoding LutC/YkgG family protein: protein MSKSEILGNIRRGLKRGEASTEQKASVAQRLSRHTRNLVPQRAQLPHEEQIKLFIEMAKEAAAEVFELESIDDVPAICNQWLTSHGLTHIVTGSDSELLSLDWSKAENIATEQRVAQVGDQASLTLSFAGIAETGTLMLHSRGESPTTLNFLPDTHFVVLNRSDIVGPYEDAWQKLRESTNGEMPRTVNMITGPSRSADIEQKLQMGAHGPKDLIILLINR from the coding sequence ATGAGTAAATCAGAGATTTTAGGCAATATCCGCCGCGGCCTAAAACGAGGCGAAGCCTCAACAGAACAGAAAGCATCGGTAGCACAACGGTTATCACGACATACCCGTAATCTAGTTCCACAAAGAGCCCAATTACCCCATGAAGAGCAGATTAAACTCTTTATTGAGATGGCCAAAGAAGCAGCTGCCGAGGTATTTGAACTTGAGAGCATTGATGATGTGCCTGCGATTTGCAACCAGTGGCTCACCTCTCATGGGCTGACGCACATAGTGACTGGCAGTGACAGCGAGCTGCTATCGCTTGATTGGTCTAAAGCAGAAAACATCGCAACCGAGCAACGAGTCGCTCAAGTGGGAGATCAAGCCAGTTTAACGCTTAGCTTTGCGGGTATCGCTGAAACTGGGACCTTAATGCTCCACTCACGAGGGGAAAGCCCAACTACGCTAAATTTTCTGCCGGATACCCATTTTGTCGTACTGAATCGATCAGACATCGTAGGCCCCTATGAAGATGCTTGGCAGAAGCTGCGAGAGTCAACAAATGGAGAGATGCCTAGAACCGTCAATATGATCACGGGCCCATCTCGCAGTGCCGATATAGAGCAAAAGCTGCAAATGGGTGCCCACGGCCCCAAAGACCTGATTATTCTATTAATCAATCGATGA
- the gcvP gene encoding aminomethyl-transferring glycine dehydrogenase: MRQTSLKRGNPKVEKRTLSELEQKHDFTRRHIGLSPDDQQAMLEVVGASSLDDLIQQTLPGSIRLDDALSMDDSQTEVEALSYLKSLASKNKVHKSYIGMGYHNTLVPNVILRNVLENPGWYTAYTPYQPEIAQGRLESLLNFQQMVMDLTGMDLANASLLDEATAAAEAMTLCKRSNRKKSNTFFIADDVHPQTIEVIKTRAEYFGFEIVVANPSELANHDVFGVQLQYPSTYGDITDIKSIIDAAKSQNAMVSVAADPMALVLLKSPGELGADVVLGSAQRLGVPMGFGGPHAAFFASSDKLKRSVPGRIIGVSVDARGNQALRMAMQTREQHIRRDKATSNICTAQALLANMAAMYAVYHGPEGLKAIAERIHRLAAILATGLAEKGMSGNSTYFDTVTFNVGQQQAAIYQRALDHGCNLRKVGENQLGVSLDESTTAADVAQLFDIFLGSDHGLDVSAIDARIVASGDTGIRGEMRRQDAILSHPVFNRYHSETDMLRYLKKLENKDYSLTHGMIPLGSCTMKLNATAQMIPVTWPEFANIHPFAPKDQTTGYLEMFTELQTMLEEITGYDAVSLQPNSGASGEYAGLLAIRKYQESIGQGHRNICLIPSSAHGTNPASAAMMNMKIVIVECDEKGNVDVEDLRAKAQEHSADLSTLMITYPSTHGVYEEEIVEICDIIHQHGGQVYMDGANMNAQVGLAKPGLMGSDVSHLNLHKTFAIPHGGGGPGMGPIGVKSHLAPFLPNHGVTPVNGLESDVGAVSASPYGSGAILPISYMYIRLLGKSGLKASTQNAILGANYLTEKLAEHYPILYRGRNNKVAHECIVDIRPIKEASGVTEEDIAKRLMDYGFHAPTMSFPVAGTLMIEPTESESKVELDRFIEAMVMVRQEIAKVQSGEWPAEDNPLHHAPHTMVDITAEWNRAYSRDEAVFPTASTRDSKFWPAVNRVDNVYGDRNFICSCPGVEAYRD, translated from the coding sequence ATGAGGCAAACGTCGCTGAAGAGGGGTAATCCAAAAGTGGAAAAACGTACTCTGAGTGAACTTGAACAAAAGCATGATTTTACCCGTCGTCATATCGGCTTATCACCGGATGATCAGCAGGCGATGCTGGAGGTTGTAGGTGCTTCCTCTTTAGATGACCTGATCCAGCAAACGCTACCGGGCTCCATTCGTTTGGATGATGCTTTGTCTATGGATGACTCACAGACAGAAGTAGAAGCATTAAGCTACCTGAAGTCTTTAGCATCAAAAAACAAAGTACATAAGTCGTATATTGGCATGGGGTATCACAATACCTTAGTGCCCAACGTTATTTTACGCAATGTTTTGGAAAATCCGGGTTGGTATACGGCTTATACGCCTTACCAGCCAGAGATCGCTCAGGGGCGTTTAGAGTCCCTGCTGAACTTCCAGCAGATGGTGATGGATCTTACTGGTATGGATCTGGCCAATGCCTCCTTGCTGGATGAGGCTACAGCTGCTGCTGAAGCGATGACGCTCTGCAAGCGCTCGAACCGCAAGAAAAGCAATACCTTCTTTATAGCGGACGATGTACATCCGCAAACGATAGAAGTCATTAAAACCCGTGCTGAATATTTTGGCTTTGAGATTGTAGTCGCTAACCCAAGTGAGTTAGCTAACCATGATGTCTTTGGCGTACAACTGCAATACCCGAGCACTTATGGCGATATTACCGATATTAAATCCATTATTGATGCGGCGAAGTCGCAGAATGCTATGGTGTCGGTTGCTGCGGATCCTATGGCGCTGGTGCTGCTAAAATCCCCAGGCGAACTGGGTGCGGATGTTGTTTTGGGTTCAGCCCAGCGTTTAGGTGTGCCGATGGGCTTTGGTGGCCCTCATGCAGCTTTCTTTGCTTCCAGCGATAAGCTTAAGCGTTCTGTTCCTGGTCGTATTATTGGTGTCTCTGTTGATGCACGTGGTAATCAAGCCTTACGTATGGCTATGCAAACTCGAGAACAGCACATTCGCCGTGATAAAGCGACTTCAAATATCTGTACCGCGCAGGCATTGCTCGCCAATATGGCGGCTATGTATGCCGTTTACCACGGTCCTGAAGGCTTGAAGGCGATTGCTGAGCGCATTCACCGATTAGCAGCAATTTTGGCAACAGGTCTGGCGGAGAAGGGGATGTCTGGTAACAGCACCTACTTTGACACGGTTACCTTTAATGTCGGTCAACAACAGGCTGCTATTTATCAGCGCGCTTTAGATCACGGGTGCAACCTACGAAAAGTGGGTGAGAATCAGCTAGGTGTCAGCTTGGATGAGTCAACCACGGCAGCCGATGTTGCGCAACTGTTTGATATTTTTCTCGGCTCGGATCATGGTTTGGATGTATCGGCTATTGATGCGCGTATTGTGGCATCGGGTGATACCGGTATTCGTGGTGAAATGCGCCGTCAGGATGCGATACTCAGCCATCCAGTCTTTAACCGCTACCATTCAGAAACGGACATGTTACGTTACCTGAAAAAGCTGGAAAATAAAGATTACTCACTGACTCATGGCATGATCCCTCTCGGGTCTTGTACCATGAAGCTAAATGCAACAGCGCAGATGATCCCTGTAACTTGGCCTGAGTTTGCCAATATCCACCCGTTTGCTCCTAAGGATCAAACGACAGGGTATCTGGAAATGTTCACAGAGCTACAAACAATGTTAGAAGAGATTACCGGTTATGATGCGGTATCTCTTCAGCCTAACTCGGGTGCATCGGGTGAATATGCGGGACTGCTTGCGATTCGTAAGTATCAGGAATCCATCGGTCAGGGGCATCGCAACATCTGCTTGATCCCTTCTTCTGCTCACGGAACTAACCCCGCTTCTGCTGCAATGATGAATATGAAAATTGTCATTGTGGAGTGTGATGAGAAGGGGAACGTGGATGTGGAAGATCTGCGTGCTAAGGCGCAAGAGCATAGTGCTGATCTATCAACATTGATGATTACCTATCCATCGACTCACGGTGTTTATGAAGAAGAGATCGTTGAGATCTGCGACATTATTCATCAGCATGGTGGTCAGGTGTATATGGATGGTGCAAACATGAATGCTCAGGTTGGTCTTGCTAAGCCAGGACTGATGGGCTCTGATGTTTCTCACCTTAATCTGCATAAAACCTTCGCTATCCCGCATGGCGGTGGTGGACCTGGTATGGGGCCAATCGGTGTTAAAAGTCATCTAGCGCCGTTTTTACCAAACCATGGCGTGACACCCGTAAATGGTCTGGAATCAGATGTAGGTGCTGTATCGGCATCGCCTTATGGCTCAGGCGCTATCTTGCCAATCAGCTATATGTACATTCGTCTTCTGGGTAAGTCAGGTCTGAAAGCGTCGACGCAAAATGCGATTCTGGGCGCAAACTATCTGACAGAAAAATTAGCCGAGCATTATCCAATTCTTTACCGCGGACGTAATAACAAGGTTGCCCATGAGTGCATCGTTGATATTCGACCAATCAAAGAAGCATCTGGTGTAACAGAAGAAGATATTGCTAAGCGTTTAATGGATTATGGTTTCCACGCGCCGACGATGTCTTTCCCTGTTGCGGGAACGTTGATGATCGAGCCAACAGAGTCAGAATCTAAGGTAGAGCTGGATCGCTTTATCGAAGCGATGGTGATGGTTCGTCAGGAGATCGCGAAAGTGCAAAGTGGTGAATGGCCAGCAGAAGATAACCCTCTGCATCATGCGCCGCATACCATGGTAGACATTACAGCAGAGTGGAATCGAGCTTATAGCCGCGATGAAGCAGTGTTTCCTACCGCGTCAACTCGCGATAGTAAGTTCTGGCCAGCCGTTAATCGCGTCGATAATGTTTATGGGGATAGGAACTTTATCTGTTCTTGCCCTGGTGTTGAGGCTTATCGCGATTAA
- the gcvT gene encoding glycine cleavage system aminomethyltransferase GcvT: MTDSQTAELNKTPLFALHHELGAKMVPFAGFSMPVQYPLGVKKEHLQTRNQAGLFDVSHMGQVRLTGPQAAAALEKLVPVDIIDLPEGKQRYALFTNEQGGIMDDLMVTNYGDWIYVVVNAACKEQDIAHMRANLGTDVELEVLDDRALIAIQGPTAAAAVARIQPAAAEMVFMDSRIMMIDGVECFISRSGYTGEDGFEISIPAADAERLTRLFLEQPEIEAIGLGARDSLRLESGLCLYGHDLDNTTTPLEGSLIWAISKCRRAEGERAGGFPGADIILEQIEKKNWSRKRVGLLGEGRAPVREGTELFDADNNCIGIVTSGTYGPTIEAPVAMGYVDTAFSTLDTQVFAEVRGKKLPMTVARMPFIEQRYYRG, from the coding sequence ATGACTGATTCACAAACAGCTGAACTCAATAAAACCCCGCTCTTTGCATTACATCATGAGCTCGGCGCTAAAATGGTACCGTTCGCAGGATTCTCAATGCCAGTGCAGTACCCGCTGGGCGTGAAGAAGGAACATTTGCAAACTCGTAACCAGGCTGGCTTATTTGATGTATCACACATGGGCCAAGTCCGCTTAACAGGCCCCCAAGCGGCAGCAGCTTTAGAGAAGCTTGTACCGGTGGATATTATTGATCTACCCGAAGGTAAACAGCGCTATGCCCTATTCACCAACGAGCAGGGCGGCATCATGGATGACTTGATGGTCACCAATTATGGCGACTGGATCTATGTCGTGGTGAATGCCGCATGTAAAGAGCAAGATATTGCTCATATGAGGGCAAATCTAGGCACAGACGTAGAACTTGAAGTACTGGATGATCGCGCACTCATCGCCATTCAAGGCCCAACCGCAGCCGCTGCAGTTGCTCGTATTCAGCCAGCCGCTGCTGAGATGGTGTTCATGGACTCTCGCATCATGATGATTGATGGCGTTGAGTGCTTCATCTCTCGCTCTGGGTACACGGGTGAAGATGGTTTCGAAATTTCCATTCCTGCTGCTGATGCCGAGCGTCTGACTCGCCTCTTTCTTGAGCAACCTGAGATCGAAGCAATTGGTTTAGGTGCACGAGATTCGTTACGCTTGGAATCAGGTCTGTGCTTGTACGGTCATGATCTGGATAACACTACAACGCCCCTTGAAGGCAGTTTGATCTGGGCGATATCCAAATGTCGTCGTGCCGAGGGTGAGCGCGCAGGCGGCTTCCCAGGTGCTGATATTATTCTAGAACAGATAGAAAAGAAAAACTGGTCACGCAAGCGCGTTGGTTTATTAGGTGAAGGTCGAGCACCTGTTCGTGAAGGTACAGAGCTTTTTGATGCTGATAATAACTGTATTGGCATAGTCACCAGCGGCACCTATGGCCCGACGATTGAGGCACCTGTTGCCATGGGATACGTTGATACGGCATTTAGCACATTAGACACCCAAGTATTTGCTGAAGTCCGTGGTAAAAAATTACCTATGACCGTAGCTCGAATGCCATTTATCGAACAGCGCTACTATCGTGGTTAA
- a CDS encoding L-serine ammonia-lyase, with amino-acid sequence MALSIFDLFKIGIGPSSSHTVGPMVAANRFLEELEARQQFDQVASVQVGLFGSLAMTGKGHSTDVAVILGLLGEKPDLIDPDKVSSYIQEVENTGQLLLGAKHSIPFKYESHVRFNFGESLPKHPNGMRFRASDSAGIVLHEAVFYSVGGGFVLSDAETNDQGQSHVVSTIELRYPFENGKQLLAVANDNGLSIADVVIRNEAAWRSESEVDAGLMHLWQVMSDCIDRGCRETGILPGGLNIKRRAHALRKELTDKPEAGLKDQLTVMDWINLYAMAVNEENAAGGRVVTAPTNGAAGVIPAVLAYYVRFVPTSNDAGIKQFLATAAAIGMLYKKNASISAAEVGCQGEIGVACSMAAGALCAVMGGSNRQVENAAEIGMEHNLGLTCDPIGGLVQVPCIERNTMGAVKAINAARLALRGSGEHHVSLDSVIETMRQTGVDMQAKYKETSTGGLAVNVVAC; translated from the coding sequence ATGGCGTTGAGTATTTTTGATCTGTTCAAAATAGGTATTGGTCCCTCTTCTTCTCATACCGTAGGCCCAATGGTGGCTGCGAATCGGTTTTTGGAGGAGTTAGAGGCACGTCAGCAATTTGATCAAGTGGCCAGTGTGCAAGTGGGACTATTTGGCTCATTGGCTATGACAGGTAAAGGCCACTCTACAGATGTTGCTGTAATATTGGGGCTGTTAGGGGAGAAGCCAGACCTTATCGACCCAGATAAAGTTAGTAGCTATATCCAAGAGGTAGAAAATACTGGGCAGTTGTTGCTAGGCGCAAAGCATTCTATCCCTTTTAAATATGAGTCCCATGTGCGCTTTAACTTTGGCGAATCCTTGCCTAAGCATCCGAATGGAATGCGTTTTCGGGCCTCAGATTCTGCCGGTATCGTGTTGCATGAAGCTGTTTTTTACTCTGTCGGAGGTGGCTTTGTTTTAAGTGATGCCGAGACAAATGATCAAGGCCAGAGTCATGTCGTGTCTACCATTGAGCTGCGCTATCCTTTTGAAAATGGCAAACAACTTTTAGCAGTTGCAAACGACAATGGCTTATCTATAGCGGATGTTGTTATAAGAAATGAGGCGGCGTGGCGATCAGAATCAGAGGTTGATGCGGGCTTGATGCATCTATGGCAGGTGATGAGTGACTGTATTGATCGCGGTTGTCGTGAGACAGGTATATTACCCGGCGGTCTGAATATTAAGCGTCGCGCTCATGCTTTGCGCAAGGAGCTAACAGATAAGCCTGAAGCGGGATTAAAAGACCAGCTGACAGTGATGGACTGGATCAACCTCTATGCGATGGCTGTGAATGAAGAGAATGCAGCAGGAGGTCGGGTCGTTACTGCACCTACCAATGGTGCTGCTGGAGTTATTCCTGCTGTTTTGGCCTATTACGTTCGATTTGTACCGACAAGTAATGATGCTGGTATCAAGCAGTTTTTAGCAACCGCTGCTGCCATTGGCATGTTGTACAAAAAGAACGCATCTATCTCCGCCGCAGAAGTGGGATGCCAAGGTGAGATTGGCGTGGCGTGCTCGATGGCTGCAGGCGCTCTGTGCGCTGTGATGGGCGGAAGTAATAGACAAGTTGAGAATGCAGCCGAGATTGGCATGGAACACAATTTAGGACTGACGTGTGATCCGATTGGTGGCTTAGTGCAAGTACCCTGTATCGAGCGCAACACCATGGGCGCCGTCAAAGCGATTAACGCGGCAAGACTGGCCTTGAGAGGCAGTGGTGAGCACCATGTTTCACTGGATAGTGTTATTGAAACGATGCGCCAAACTGGTGTTGATATGCAGGCAAAATACAAAGAAACCTCAACAGGTGGCCTTGCGGTAAACGTAGTGGCTTGTTGA
- a CDS encoding LutB/LldF family L-lactate oxidation iron-sulfur protein codes for MQINSPAFKENARIALHDVNLQKALGNLKAGFPTKRAAAVARMPEFEQLRDEGTALKNHILENLDIYLEQFEENVVKNGGHVHWCRTSKDACKTILDICKEVDAKTVTKGKSMVSEEINLNDYLEKNGVEPIETDLGEYILQLRGDHPSHIIAPAIHLNLEDVSDIFHEKHHRPKSSDPAVLMQEAREMLRQKFASADVGITGANFFVAETGSTIIVTNEGNGDLTQTLPKTHIVVTSIEKVVPTLEDMTLFLRLLARSATGQEFTVYNTLSTGPRRAGDQDGPENFHVVLVDNGRSEMVGSEFQEMLRCIRCSACMNHCPVYGAVGGHSYGWVYPGPMGSVLTPKMIGIENAGLLPNASTFCGKCESVCPVRIPLPKLMRHWREDEFSRHLSPKAVRWGLGGWAFFAKRPALYRILSSSSNLFLRLAAGKKGRIKKLPLASGWTNWRDMPAPSGKTFMQQYKSGKKD; via the coding sequence ATGCAGATCAACAGTCCCGCATTTAAAGAAAACGCCCGCATCGCCTTGCATGATGTGAATTTACAAAAGGCTTTGGGTAATTTGAAGGCCGGCTTTCCAACGAAACGCGCCGCCGCTGTCGCTCGTATGCCTGAATTTGAACAACTTCGTGATGAAGGCACTGCGCTCAAAAACCATATTCTCGAAAACTTAGACATCTACCTTGAGCAATTCGAGGAGAATGTTGTTAAAAACGGCGGCCATGTTCATTGGTGCCGTACTTCGAAAGACGCCTGCAAAACCATACTCGACATCTGTAAAGAGGTGGATGCCAAAACGGTTACCAAAGGTAAGTCGATGGTTTCAGAGGAGATCAATCTGAATGATTACCTTGAAAAAAATGGTGTTGAACCTATAGAAACCGACTTAGGAGAATATATTCTACAGCTGCGTGGTGATCACCCAAGTCATATTATCGCACCAGCCATACATCTTAATCTGGAAGATGTGTCTGATATCTTTCACGAAAAGCACCACCGCCCCAAATCCAGTGATCCTGCTGTACTCATGCAAGAAGCTCGTGAAATGCTCCGCCAGAAGTTTGCCTCTGCTGACGTCGGCATCACCGGTGCTAATTTTTTTGTGGCGGAAACCGGCTCTACCATTATTGTGACGAATGAAGGCAACGGCGACCTCACCCAAACCTTACCCAAAACGCATATCGTTGTAACCTCTATCGAGAAGGTAGTGCCTACATTAGAAGATATGACCTTGTTCCTACGTCTGCTGGCACGCTCAGCTACAGGTCAGGAATTTACGGTATACAATACATTGTCGACTGGCCCACGAAGAGCAGGAGATCAGGATGGACCAGAAAACTTTCACGTTGTGCTAGTCGATAATGGCCGAAGTGAAATGGTGGGCAGCGAGTTTCAAGAAATGTTGCGTTGTATTCGTTGCTCCGCCTGCATGAACCACTGCCCGGTTTATGGCGCGGTGGGCGGCCACTCTTATGGTTGGGTGTATCCAGGACCTATGGGCTCCGTACTTACACCTAAAATGATAGGTATAGAGAACGCTGGTTTACTACCCAATGCATCTACCTTCTGCGGAAAATGCGAATCAGTCTGCCCTGTACGCATCCCTCTTCCAAAACTGATGCGCCACTGGCGCGAAGATGAATTCAGCCGCCATCTCAGCCCCAAAGCGGTTCGCTGGGGTTTAGGCGGCTGGGCATTCTTTGCTAAACGTCCAGCGCTGTATCGGATTCTCTCCAGTAGCTCGAATCTGTTTTTACGGTTGGCTGCAGGTAAGAAAGGGCGAATCAAAAAGCTTCCTCTGGCCAGTGGTTGGACTAATTGGCGCGATATGCCAGCACCCAGTGGCAAAACCTTTATGCAACAGTACAAGTCTGGCAAGAAAGATTAA